From a single Okeanomitos corallinicola TIOX110 genomic region:
- a CDS encoding DUF2330 domain-containing protein, whose protein sequence is MKKLRLFIPLLIVLFTVLSFAPTALAFCGFYVAKADTKLYNKASQVIIARDENKTVLTMANDFQGEVKDFAMVVPVPTVISEEDVRVAKPNIVERLDAFSAPRLVEYFDEDPCSPMEKLRSIPAPMAATRGTMENESSFADRSLGVTVEAKFNVGEYDILVLSAKESNGLETWLNRNGYKMPRGANQLLKPYIRSSMKFFVAKVNLDKFEKSGYQFLRPLQISYESPKFMLPIRLGMINSTSEQDLIVYILSPQGQAEVTNYRTVKVPSNVNIPVFVKNEFGDFYKSMFQNSYTKEDKKVAFLEYAWDMGSCDPCSAQPLNSEELKEAGVFWLDNFGDGNNRIRPGFGRPFIANNVYITRLHVRYTRNKFPEDLMFQTTSNRESFQGRYVLQHPFTGELECSAGRKYRQSLFQRFEKEAQTLAQLTNWNIQNIRQKMEITTEQFQSSWWESFLMLFGF, encoded by the coding sequence ATGAAAAAACTTCGCTTATTTATTCCCTTACTAATCGTACTTTTCACAGTTTTATCTTTTGCCCCTACAGCTTTAGCTTTTTGTGGTTTTTATGTTGCCAAAGCTGATACAAAATTGTATAACAAAGCCTCTCAGGTAATTATCGCCAGGGATGAGAATAAAACCGTATTAACAATGGCTAATGACTTTCAAGGTGAAGTTAAAGACTTTGCGATGGTTGTGCCTGTACCAACAGTAATTTCGGAAGAAGATGTCAGAGTTGCTAAACCGAATATTGTGGAAAGATTAGATGCTTTTAGTGCGCCCAGATTAGTAGAATACTTTGATGAAGATCCTTGTTCCCCAATGGAAAAATTACGGTCAATACCAGCACCCATGGCCGCTACAAGGGGAACAATGGAAAATGAAAGTTCCTTTGCAGATAGGAGTTTAGGGGTAACAGTTGAGGCCAAGTTTAATGTGGGAGAATATGATATTTTAGTCCTCAGTGCTAAGGAATCTAATGGTTTGGAAACTTGGTTAAATCGCAATGGTTATAAAATGCCAAGGGGAGCAAATCAATTATTAAAACCTTACATTCGTTCCTCGATGAAATTTTTTGTAGCTAAGGTGAATTTAGATAAGTTTGAAAAATCTGGTTATCAGTTTTTACGACCTTTACAAATTTCCTATGAATCACCTAAGTTTATGTTACCCATTCGTTTGGGGATGATTAATTCTACAAGTGAGCAAGATTTAATTGTTTACATTCTTTCACCCCAAGGACAGGCAGAAGTTACTAATTATCGCACTGTTAAAGTTCCTTCAAATGTTAATATTCCTGTGTTTGTGAAGAATGAATTTGGTGATTTTTATAAATCCATGTTTCAAAATTCTTACACTAAAGAAGATAAAAAAGTAGCTTTTTTAGAATATGCCTGGGATATGGGTAGTTGTGATCCTTGTTCTGCTCAACCTCTTAACTCAGAAGAACTCAAGGAAGCTGGTGTATTCTGGTTAGATAATTTTGGTGATGGTAATAATAGAATTAGACCTGGTTTTGGTCGTCCTTTCATTGCTAATAATGTTTATATTACTCGTTTACACGTTCGCTACACTCGTAATAAGTTCCCTGAAGATTTGATGTTCCAAACAACTTCTAACCGGGAATCTTTTCAGGGACGTTATGTTTTACAACATCCATTTACAGGCGAATTAGAATGTTCTGCGGGTAGGAAATATAGACAATCATTATTTCAACGATTTGAGAAAGAAGCGCAAACTTTGGCCCAGTTAACTAACTGGAATATTCAAAATATTCGTCAAAAGATGGAAATTACTACGGAACAATTCCAATCTTCTTGGTGGGAAAGTTTCTTAATGTTGTTTGGATTTTAA
- a CDS encoding RnfABCDGE type electron transport complex subunit D, which produces MMFKDIRDYQIVFLSLFLILGIGTRDWTLRPELILIAIATSLTTQLILSLVISHWSLVTSTEINHKQTIFNFRSPLITALGLSLLLRADHWTTMVLAATTAIGSKFIFQSDNKHFFNPANFGIISALALTPDAWVSPGQWGEEWWYCLLFVGTGGMILKKVGRWDTTAAFLGTYSLLEAVRNIWLGWTWDVYFHRLMSGSLLLFALFMVTDPRSIPNATFGRIIWAVCIAFTTFILRNYFYLSTAVFWALFALAPLTILIDSLWFYPRFAWMQIENS; this is translated from the coding sequence ATCATGTTCAAAGATATTCGAGACTATCAAATAGTATTTCTCAGCTTATTCCTAATTTTAGGAATTGGGACTAGGGACTGGACATTACGGCCTGAATTGATTTTAATTGCGATCGCAACTTCTTTAACAACACAGTTGATATTGTCATTAGTCATTAGTCATTGGTCTTTAGTAACCAGCACGGAAATAAATCACAAACAAACAATTTTTAATTTCCGTAGTCCCTTAATTACCGCTCTAGGACTAAGTTTACTACTACGGGCTGACCACTGGACAACTATGGTTTTAGCCGCTACAACAGCCATAGGTAGTAAATTTATTTTCCAATCTGATAACAAACATTTTTTCAACCCTGCCAATTTTGGTATTATTTCCGCTTTAGCCTTAACCCCTGATGCTTGGGTTTCTCCTGGTCAATGGGGTGAAGAATGGTGGTATTGTCTGTTATTTGTGGGTACTGGGGGCATGATTTTAAAAAAAGTTGGCCGTTGGGATACCACCGCTGCTTTTTTAGGTACTTATTCTCTCCTAGAAGCTGTGCGTAATATTTGGTTAGGTTGGACTTGGGATGTTTATTTTCATCGTTTAATGAGTGGTTCTTTGTTATTATTTGCCCTATTTATGGTGACAGATCCCCGTTCTATTCCTAATGCTACCTTTGGGCGGATTATTTGGGCTGTTTGTATTGCTTTTACTACCTTTATTTTGCGTAATTACTTTTATCTTTCTACCGCTGTTTTTTGGGCTTTATTTGCCCTTGCACCTTTAACAATTCTCATTGATAGTCTTTGGTTTTATCCAAGATTTGCTTGGATGCAGATAGAAAATTCATAA
- a CDS encoding ABC transporter permease subunit (The N-terminal region of this protein, as described by TIGR01726, is a three transmembrane segment that identifies a subfamily of ABC transporter permease subunits, which specificities that include histidine, arginine, glutamine, glutamate, L-cystine (sic), the opines (in Agrobacterium) octopine and nopaline, etc.), producing MVFVGWLRWCLVMSFTCLLLASCSINPIVEKSLRIGTDQTFPPFEFQGTGGELQGFSVDLIKAIATAAKFQVEFQSLPFDGIIPALQAQTIDAAISSITITEERAKTISFSRPYFKAGLAIATRTDNTEIKNFASLKNKKIAVQIGTTGAQTARNIPGAEVISFDSAPLALQELANGNVDAVINDEPVTLYAINTGNLQGIKVIQKLLTEEFYGIATAKNSSYLSLINQGLSKVLNNGKYQQIYQKWFNATPPILPETTPFTNQEKARLNSLSLIWQSLPNLFNGVFVTLQLAFLSVFLGLISGSLIGIIRLSHIKPVQWLARAYIDFFRGTPLLVQIFMVYFGLPAFFQELGFTWSINRLFAGVIALTLNSAAYIAEIVRAGIQSIETGQTEAAFSLGLNPAQTMRYVIFPQAFRRMIPPLGNEFISLLKDTSLVAVIGFEELFRKGQLIVAENYRAFEIYAAVAVIYLCLTLVTSQIFGRLETWMNPVKKSS from the coding sequence ATGGTGTTTGTGGGATGGTTACGTTGGTGTTTGGTGATGAGCTTCACTTGCTTGCTATTAGCTAGTTGTAGCATTAATCCCATAGTTGAGAAAAGCTTACGGATAGGTACTGATCAGACATTTCCACCATTTGAGTTTCAGGGTACAGGTGGAGAATTACAAGGGTTTTCTGTGGATTTAATCAAAGCGATCGCCACTGCTGCTAAATTCCAGGTAGAATTTCAAAGTTTACCCTTTGATGGTATTATTCCCGCACTGCAAGCACAAACCATAGATGCAGCCATTAGTTCTATTACAATTACAGAAGAAAGAGCGAAAACAATCTCTTTTTCCCGTCCCTATTTTAAAGCTGGATTGGCGATCGCTACACGCACAGATAACACAGAAATCAAAAATTTTGCCAGTCTTAAAAATAAAAAAATTGCTGTCCAAATTGGTACAACTGGCGCCCAAACAGCCAGAAATATACCGGGTGCGGAGGTGATAAGTTTTGATTCTGCACCATTAGCATTACAAGAATTAGCGAATGGTAATGTAGATGCTGTGATTAATGATGAACCAGTAACCTTATATGCCATAAATACAGGTAATTTGCAAGGCATCAAAGTTATCCAAAAACTATTAACAGAGGAATTCTACGGAATTGCTACTGCCAAAAATTCCTCTTATTTATCCTTAATCAATCAAGGTTTATCCAAAGTTTTAAATAACGGCAAGTATCAACAAATTTATCAAAAATGGTTTAATGCCACACCGCCAATATTACCAGAAACAACACCATTTACAAATCAAGAAAAAGCCAGACTAAATTCATTGAGCTTAATCTGGCAATCTTTACCGAATTTATTCAATGGTGTATTTGTCACATTGCAACTAGCATTTTTATCAGTTTTTCTGGGTTTAATATCTGGTTCTTTAATTGGTATTATTCGCCTTTCTCACATTAAACCTGTACAATGGTTAGCTAGAGCTTATATAGATTTTTTCCGAGGTACACCCTTATTAGTGCAGATATTTATGGTATATTTCGGTTTGCCAGCATTTTTTCAAGAATTAGGTTTTACCTGGTCAATAAATCGCTTATTTGCTGGAGTCATAGCCTTAACATTAAATAGTGCTGCTTACATCGCTGAAATTGTCAGAGCAGGAATTCAATCAATAGAAACTGGACAAACAGAAGCGGCTTTTTCTTTAGGTTTAAATCCTGCACAAACGATGCGGTATGTAATTTTTCCCCAAGCATTCCGGCGAATGATACCACCATTAGGAAATGAATTCATTAGTTTATTAAAAGATACCAGTTTAGTGGCTGTAATTGGCTTTGAAGAATTATTCAGAAAAGGACAGTTAATAGTTGCAGAAAATTATCGAGCGTTTGAAATCTACGCTGCGGTAGCTGTCATCTATTTATGTTTAACTCTAGTTACTTCTCAAATCTTTGGTCGTTTAGAAACTTGGATGAATCCGGTAAAAAAGTCCAGCTGA
- a CDS encoding glycosyltransferase family 2 protein has protein sequence MPDIQISAIICTHNRDTYLGAAIDSLLAQELSVNFEIVVVDNGSSDRTREVVEQRSHHPQIKYIFEPTIGLSVARNTGAKIASAEILAYLDDDAEASRQWLQVLYNAYQENPKLAIAGGKVTLIWPPDTQPPKWLSSGLSANLGAYDLGNETLYIQQPGLTPRGLNYSIRRSFLDQIGGFDPQLGRVGKNLLSNEELQMTEFALQRSWQVAYIPAALVAHNVAPERLKPSWFFNRGWWQGVSECYREQLAGKAGIGQIQRGSEKFIRGLYKSLQYITDPAERFDKLVYAYGQIGYLNAVIHGLIFQANKK, from the coding sequence ATGCCAGATATACAGATTTCTGCCATTATTTGTACTCACAATCGAGATACCTATTTAGGTGCAGCGATTGACAGCTTATTGGCGCAAGAGTTGAGTGTTAACTTTGAAATTGTGGTAGTAGATAATGGATCAAGCGATCGCACCCGTGAAGTCGTAGAACAAAGATCCCACCATCCACAAATTAAGTATATTTTTGAACCCACCATTGGCTTATCAGTAGCTCGTAATACGGGAGCTAAAATAGCCAGTGCAGAAATTCTGGCTTATCTAGATGATGATGCGGAAGCCAGTCGCCAATGGCTGCAAGTTTTATACAACGCATATCAAGAAAATCCCAAACTAGCGATCGCCGGGGGTAAAGTTACCTTGATATGGCCACCAGACACCCAACCACCAAAATGGTTATCATCAGGACTATCAGCCAACTTAGGAGCTTATGATCTGGGCAATGAAACCCTGTACATTCAACAACCAGGTTTAACCCCCAGAGGCTTAAACTACTCCATCCGGCGTAGTTTTTTAGATCAAATAGGCGGTTTTGATCCCCAACTAGGCAGAGTAGGTAAAAACTTACTCTCCAACGAAGAACTACAAATGACCGAATTTGCCCTCCAGCGCAGTTGGCAAGTAGCCTATATTCCCGCCGCCCTAGTAGCCCACAACGTCGCCCCAGAAAGGCTAAAACCATCGTGGTTTTTTAACCGTGGTTGGTGGCAAGGTGTCAGTGAATGTTACAGAGAACAACTAGCCGGAAAAGCAGGTATTGGGCAAATACAACGAGGTAGCGAAAAATTTATACGTGGATTATATAAATCCTTACAATACATTACTGATCCCGCCGAAAGATTTGATAAACTGGTTTATGCTTATGGTCAGATTGGTTACTTAAACGCCGTCATACATGGTCTGATCTTTCAAGCAAACAAAAAATAA
- a CDS encoding glycosyltransferase family 2 protein: MSSKIPVSVLIPAKNEEANLPACLTSLQVADEIFVVDSQSSDRSIEIAESYGAKIVQFKFNGSWPKKKNWSLENLPFRNEWVLIVDCDERITPESWQEISELIQKDECEGYYINRRVFFLGKWIRHGGKYPDWNLRLFKHQKGRYENLNTEDIPNTGDNEVHEHVILDGKVGYLKEDMLHEDFKDLFHWLERHNRYSNWEARVYYNLLTGQDNNNTIGANFFGDAVQRKRFLKTVWVRLPFKPFLRFILFYIIQRGFLDGNAGYIYGRLLSQYEYQIGVKLYELRTLGGKLNVANTSTSVPKTINQEVEETAI; this comes from the coding sequence ATGTCATCTAAAATTCCAGTTTCTGTCCTCATTCCCGCCAAAAACGAAGAAGCAAACCTACCCGCTTGTTTGACTAGCTTACAAGTAGCCGATGAAATTTTTGTAGTTGATTCCCAAAGCAGCGATCGCAGTATAGAAATAGCCGAAAGTTACGGTGCAAAAATTGTACAATTCAAATTTAACGGCAGTTGGCCAAAAAAGAAAAACTGGTCACTAGAAAACCTCCCTTTTCGCAACGAATGGGTATTAATAGTTGATTGTGATGAAAGAATCACACCAGAATCTTGGCAAGAAATCTCTGAACTAATTCAAAAAGATGAATGTGAAGGTTACTATATCAATCGTCGCGTATTCTTCTTAGGAAAATGGATTCGTCACGGTGGTAAATATCCCGATTGGAATTTGCGGTTATTTAAGCACCAAAAAGGAAGATACGAAAACCTCAACACCGAAGACATCCCCAACACAGGCGATAACGAGGTTCACGAACACGTAATTTTAGATGGAAAAGTCGGGTATCTTAAAGAAGATATGCTCCATGAAGACTTTAAAGACTTGTTTCACTGGTTAGAAAGACATAACCGCTATTCCAACTGGGAAGCCCGCGTTTATTATAATTTACTCACAGGTCAAGATAACAATAATACTATTGGTGCAAATTTCTTCGGTGATGCTGTACAACGCAAACGTTTCTTAAAAACCGTATGGGTAAGATTACCATTTAAACCATTCTTACGATTCATTTTGTTTTACATTATTCAACGTGGTTTTCTAGACGGCAATGCCGGATATATCTATGGGCGTTTATTAAGTCAATATGAGTATCAAATAGGAGTTAAACTTTACGAATTAAGGACTTTAGGCGGAAAACTAAACGTAGCTAACACATCAACATCTGTTCCCAAAACCATAAATCAAGAAGTAGAAGAAACGGCTATTTAA
- the hpsU gene encoding hormogonium polysaccharide biosynthesis acetyltransferase HpsU has product MTNEKPFVNLQKYEQSGFDRGRPGLYVLLWWLVQAIAFPLTLHNLNFLRCTLLRLFGAKIGKGVVIRPTARFTYPWKVTIGDYSWIGDDVVFYSLDQILIGEHCVVSQKSYLCTGSHDLKNPNFSLKTASITIGNGAWVATDCFIAPGVKIGANAVIGARSSVFADMPAGQVCLGTPCKPRYPRIMESDR; this is encoded by the coding sequence ATGACCAACGAAAAACCATTTGTAAACTTACAGAAATATGAGCAATCTGGGTTTGATCGAGGTCGTCCCGGTTTGTATGTTTTATTATGGTGGTTAGTGCAAGCGATCGCCTTTCCCCTTACTCTCCATAACCTCAACTTTCTTCGTTGCACTTTACTGCGATTATTTGGGGCAAAAATTGGTAAAGGTGTAGTTATTCGCCCCACAGCCCGCTTTACCTATCCTTGGAAAGTAACAATAGGTGATTACAGTTGGATTGGTGACGACGTAGTGTTTTACAGCTTAGATCAAATTCTCATCGGTGAACATTGCGTCGTTTCCCAAAAAAGCTACCTCTGCACAGGTAGTCATGATCTCAAAAATCCCAATTTTAGCTTAAAAACCGCCAGTATTACCATCGGTAATGGTGCATGGGTAGCAACAGACTGTTTTATTGCCCCAGGGGTAAAAATTGGAGCAAACGCCGTCATTGGTGCGCGTAGTAGTGTATTTGCAGATATGCCAGCAGGTCAAGTGTGTTTGGGAACTCCCTGTAAACCTCGATATCCGAGAATTATGGAAAGTGACAGGTGA